Proteins from one Bos indicus x Bos taurus breed Angus x Brahman F1 hybrid chromosome 19, Bos_hybrid_MaternalHap_v2.0, whole genome shotgun sequence genomic window:
- the GPS1 gene encoding COP9 signalosome complex subunit 1 isoform X1 produces MPLPVQVFNLQGAVEPMQIDVDPQEDPQNAPDVNYVVENPTLDLEQYAASYSGLMRIERLQFIADHCPPLRVEALKMALSFVQRTFNVDMYEEIHRKLSEAARLRAPAVTAAPVPTGRSPDGGEGRWEAPAPPARGPLMARSSLRELQNAPDAIPESGVEPPPLDTAWVEATRKKALLKLEKLDTDLKNYKGNSIKESIRRGHDDLGDHYLDCGDLSNALKCYSRARDYCTSAKHVINMCLNVIKVSVYLQNWSHVLSYVSKAESTPEIAEQRGERDTQTQAILTKLKCAAGLAELAARKYKQAAKCFLLASFDHCDFPELLSPSNVAVYGGLCALATFDRQELQRNVISSSSFKLFLELEPQVRDIIFKFYESKYASCLKMLDEMKDNLLLDMYLAPHVRTLYTQIRNRALIQYFSPYVSADMRKMATAFNTTVAALEDELTQLILEGLINARIDSHSKILYARDVDQRSTTFEKSLLMGKEFQRRAKAMILRAAVLRNQIHVKSPPREGSQGELTPANSQSRMSTNM; encoded by the exons ATGCCGCTGCCGGTTCAGGTGTTTAACTTGCAG GGGGCCGTGGAGCCCATGCAGATTGACGTGGACCCCCAGGAGGACCCGCAGAATGCGCCCGATGTCAACTACGTGGTGGAGAACCCCACCCTG GATCTGGAGCAATATGCGGCCAGCTATAGCGGCCTGATGCGTATCGAGCGACTGCAGTTCATTGCTGACCACTGCCCGCCGCTGCGAGTGGAGGCCCTGAAGATGGCCCTGTCCTTTGTGCAGAGGACTTTCAATGTGGACATGTACGAGGAGATCCACCGCAAGCTCTCGGAGGCTGCCAG GCTGCGGGCTCCTGCTGTCACAGCTGCCCCTGTGCCAACTGGGCGCTCTCCCGATGGGGGTGAGGGCCGCTGGGAGGCACCCGCCCCCCCTGCACGTGGGCCCCTGATGGCCAGGTCCTCCCTCAGGGAGCTGCAGAATGCACCTGATGCCATCCCTGAGAGTGGCGTGGAGCCCCCACCCTTGGACACAGCTTGGGTGGAGGCCACGAGAAAGAAGGCCTTGCTGAAGCTGGAGAAGTTGGACACAGATCTGAAGAACTACAAGGGCAATTCTATCAAGGAGAGCATCAG GCGTGGACACGATGACCTGGGTGACCACTACCTGGACTGTGGGGATCTCAGCAACGCCCTCAAGTGTTACTCCCGGGCCCGGGACTACTGCACCAGCGCCAAGCACGTCATTAACATGTGCCTCAACGTCATCAAG GTCAGCGTCTACTTGCAGAACTGGTCTCATGTGCTGAGCTACGTCAGCAAGGCAGAGTCCACCCCGGAAATCGCCGAG CAGCGTGGGGAGCGTGACACCCAGACTCAGGCCATCCTCACCAAGCTCAAGTGTGCGGCAG GCTTGGCTGAGTTGGCAGCACGCAAGTACAAGCAGGCTGCCAAGTGCTTTCTGCTGGCTTCCTTCGACCACTGCGACTTCCCCGAG CTGCTCTCCCCCAGCAATGTGGCCGTGTACGGCGGCTTGTGCGCTTTGGCCACCTTTGACCGGCAGGAGCTGCAGCGCAACGTCATCTCTAGCAG CTCCTTCAAGTTGTTCTTGGAGCTGGAGCCACAGGTTCGGGACATCATCTTCAAATTCTACGAGTCCAAGTATGCCTCGTGCCTGAAAATGCTGGATGAGATGAAG GACAACCTGCTGCTAGACATGTATTTGGCTCCCCACGTCAGGACCCTGTACACGCAGATTCGCAACCGGGCCCTCATTCAG TATTTTAGCCCCTACGTGTCAGCGGACATGCGCAAGATGGCCACAGCCTTCAACACCACAGTAGCGGCGCTAGAGGATGAGTTGACGCAGCTCATCCTGGAGGGGCTCATCAACGCCCGCATCGACTCCCACAGCAAG ATCCTGTATGCCCGGGACGTAGATCAACGCAGCACCACCTTTGAGAAGTCTCTGCTCATGGGCAAGGAGTTCCAGCGCCGTGCCAAAGCCATGATCCTACGGGCAGCTGTTCTGCGCAACCAGATCCACGTCAAG TCCCCTCCCCGGGAAGGGAGCCAAGGGGAGCTGACACCGGCCAACAGCCAGTCCCGGATGAGCACCAACATGTAA